The Mycolicibacterium aichiense region CTTCTGGCGGTTGAGCGACGCCATAGCGGATCCCCAGTTCCACTGGGTGTCGGTGGACCTGCCGCCGGTGATCGAGCTGCGCGAGCGTCTGCTGCCGTCGTCGCCGCGAATCACCGCGCTGGCGCAGTCCGCGCTGGACTACAGCTGGATGGACCGGGTGGAAACGGCGAACGGCGTGTTCATCACCGCTGAAGGCCTGCTGATGTACCTGCAGCCGAACGAGGCGATGGACCTTATTGCCCAGTGCGCCAAGCGTTTTCCCGGCGGCCAGATGTTCTTCGACGTGCCGCCGGTGTTCGTCAAGAAGCTTGCCCCGAAGGGTATGAAGTCCTCGAAGCACTACCGCGTCCCACCGATGCCGTTCAGCCTCACCACCGTGCAGCTGGCCGACCTGGTCAACACGGTGCCGGGGATCACCGCGGTCCACGACATCCCGATGCCGAAAGGCCGCGGCTTCTTCTTCGACAAGGTGTGGCCGGCAATCTGGAACTTCGGCCCGACGAAGCGCTTCCGCGGTTCCTACACGCTGCTGGAATTCGGCTGACGGCTCAGCCGAACGCCTTGTCCAGATATTGCAGCGCCTCCTGCTTGCCCAGTCCCAGCGCACGCGCGGCTTCGACGTAGGCATTGGCCGCCGCGGCCATCGCGGCGTCGGCGGGATCGGCGCGGGCCACAAAAGTTCCGAAGCGGCCACGGGTTTCGACGATGCCCGCGGTTTCCAGTTCCCGGTAGGCCCGCGCGACGGTGTTGACGGCCAGATTCAGCTGACCGGCCAGTTCGCGCACCGTCGGCAGCCTGGTGCCGGGCGAAAGGCGCCCGTCCCGGATCCCCTCGATGAGCTGTGTTCTGAGCTGATCAAACAGCGGACGCGTGGCCTGACCGTCGACGCGTAACCAGACCCCCAAATCCGACACATGCTAAGTATCGCCCAGACCGGCTATTTTGGGGGATGTGCGTATCGCGGTACTGAGCGGGGCGGGGATCTCCGCCGAGAGCGGCGTGCCGACGTTCCGCGACGACAAGACCGGTTTGTGGGCGAAATACGACCCCTACGAATTGTCGAGCACAGACGGGTGGCAGAACCACCCCGAACGGGTGTGGGCCTGGTATCTGTGGCGGCATCACCTCGTGCAGCAGGTCGAGCCGAACGACGGGCACCGCGCGGTGGCGGCCTGGCGGGACTACGCCGAGGTTTCGGTGATCACCCAAAATGTCGACAATCTGCACGAACGGGCGGGCAGCAACCCGGTCCACCACCTGCACGGCAGCCTGTTCGAGTTCTGGTGCGACACCTGCGGTTCGCGCTACCACGGTCAACTGCCGGACATGCCGGAGCCTGAGCTGGAGAAGATGCCGCCGCAGTGCGAATGCGGCGGACTGGTCCGTCCCGGGATCGTCTGGTTCGGCGAACAGCTGCCCGACGAGCCGTGGCAGGCCGCCGTCGAAGCGGTGGCGACCTCCGACGTCCTGGTGGTGGTGGGCACATCCGGGATCGTCTATCCGGCGGCCGGCCTTCCGGATGTGGCGTTGGCCCGCGGAGCCGTCGTCGTGGAAGTCAATCCCGAGCCGACTCCGCTGTCGGCGAATGCGACGCTCACCATCCGCGAGTCGGCCAGCACCGCGCTGCCGACCCTGCTGCAGCAGTTGCCCGAACTGTTGACGAACTAGTTCTTCGTCGCCCGGCCCAGTGCGACCTCGTGTACCGGCAGTGGCACCCATGCCGGGAACTGCGCCTCGCGGCGCGCGGTCGCGATGACGAACCCGGCCCCGGAGATCGCGCGCTCGGTGTCGCGGTGCGTGTGGCAGTTGCCTGCGAACCGCGGCCAGATCGTGGCGTCGGCCACCCGCTGCACTTGACCGCGCCATCCGCCTTCGGCGATGTGCTCGAAGTAGCGCAGCTCGCCGCCCGGCTTCAGCACGGACTTGAGCTGCCGCAGCACCCCGTCGGGGTCGGCGACCGAGCACAGCACCAGTGAGCACACCACCGCATCGAACGGTTCGGTCGCGGGCATGGTCTCGACGGTCGACTCGATCACGGTGACCGGAATGCGGGCCGCCGCGGCGGCGCGTTCGGCCAACGGTGCGAGGCGGGTCTCCGGCTCGAGGGCGACCACCTCGGTCACCGTGTCGGGATAGAACTCGAAGTTGGTTCCGGTGCCCGCCCCGACCTCGAGGACACGCCCATGCAGCCCGGCGAGATTCTCGCGGCGGAGCCTGCGCATGGCCTCGGACTCATGAGCGGACAACATCGTCCAGAAGCGGGCGAAGAACGGGTTGTCCACGGTCTGCTGTGACATATCTGTGATGTCCTCCCTGCTCAGAGCCACCCTAGCCGCAGGCGGTTTTTGGCCGCAGCCGTGACCAACCTGACTTTTGAGTAAGGCACGACCTGACTCGCGAGTAACAATTGCCAGGAAACTCCGAATCCTGGCTCAAAGATTCCTTAATGCCGACTCATAGAGTCCTGGGTATGTGGATCGACGACACCAGTGCCGATGTCATCAAGATCGATTTCGACGCGCTGTATCACGGAGACTTTCTCGTGGAGGGTGACACCTCCGAGCAGTTCGAGGACAAGCCGCCGCTCGCCAACGCGAGCTAGCGCGCTGCGCCAAACGGCGCCCCACGGCTGATGCGGTGACGCGCCGTCCGGAGCTTTGATGTGGGCAGTGCCCGCCTGGGATCAGGCGGGCACTTTTGCGTCTTGGCTGTCGATCATGCCCGCCAGCCGTCCGCCGATGATCTCCTCGGCTTCGGAGACGATCCGGGAGATCAGCTCGGCACAGGTCGGGATGTCGTTGATCAAGCCCATCGCGGTGCCGACGGTCCAGATGCCGGCATCGATGTCACCGTCGTCGAACACCTTGCGGCCGCGCACGCCGGCCACCAGATCCTTGACGTCCTCGAACTGCCCGCCGCCCTTGAGGATCTCCACGACCTCACGCGAGACGACGTTGGAGGCCACCCGGGCGGTGTTGTGCAGGCTGCGGAAGATCAGCTCGGTGCCGCGCTCGTCGCCGGCCACGATCGCTTCCTTGACGTTCTGGTGGATGCAGGACTCGACCGTGCACATGAACCGCGAGCCCATGTTGATGCCGTCGGCACCGAGTGCCAGCGCGGCCACCAGGCCGCGGGAATCGGCGAATCCGCCCGAGGCGATCATCGGGATCTCGATCTTCTCGGCGGCGGCCGGGATCAACACCAGGCCCGGGACGTCGTCCTCACCGGGATGTCCGGCGCACTCGAACCCGTCGATGCTGATGCCGTCGACCCCCAGGCTCTGGGCCTTGACCGCGTGCCGCACCGAGGTGCACTTGTGCAGCACCTTGATGCCGTTGTCGTGGAACATCGGCAGGTGCGGTGCCGGGTTGGACCCGGCGGTCTCGACGATCTTGATGCCCGCGTCGACGATCACCTGGCGGTACTCGTCGTACGGCGGCGGGTTGATGGCCGGCAGGATCGTCAGGTTCACCCCGAACGGCTTGTCGGTCATGTCCCGGGTGCGGGCGATCTCGTTGGCCAGATCCGCCGGGGTCGGCTGGGTGAGCGCGGTGATGAAACCGAGCCCGCCCGCATTGGCAACGGCGGCAACCAGTTCCGCGCGACCGACCCACTGCATGCCACCCTGGGCGATCGGGTGCTCGACCCCGAAGGTCTCGGTGAACTTCGTCTTGATGGCCATGGTCCTACCTCGGAGCCATCCGGATCGCGCCGTCCAGGCGGATCACTTCACCGTTGAGCATCGGGTTCTCCACGATGTGCACGGCCAGTGCGCCGTACTCGTCGGGGTCACCGAGGCGAGCCGGGTGCGGCACCTGCTGGCCGAGCGAGCGCTGCGCCTCTTCGGGCAGCGAACCCAGCAGCGGGGTCTTGAACAGGCCGGGGGCGATGGTGCACACCCGGATCAGGCTGCGCGAGAGGTCGCGCGCGATCGGCAGGGTCATGCCGACCACGCCACCCTTGGACGCCGAGTAGGCGGCCTGCCCGATCTGGCCGTCGAAGGCCGCGACCGAGGCGGTGTTGATGATGACGCCGCGCTCCTCGCCCTTCAGCGGTTCGGTCTTGGCGATCCGCTCGGCGGCCAGGCGCAGCACGTTGAACGTGCCGATCAGGTTGACCTCGACGACCTTCTTGAAGCCGTCCAGCGGGAACGGACCGTCCTTGCCCAGGGTCTTGATGGCGTTGCCGATGCCCGCGCAGTTGACGTTGATGCGGACCGGGCCGAGCGACTCGGCGATGTCGAGCGCCTTGCTGACGGCCTCTTCGTCGGTGACATTGGCGGCGACGAACTTGGCGCGCTCCCCCAGCTCGGCGACGACGTCGTCACCCTTGAGGTCGATGACGACCACCGAGGCGCCCGCGTCGAGCAGCCGCTTGGTGGTGGCCAGGCCCAGACCTGAGGCTCCGCCGGTGACGACGGCTACGGCGTCCTTGATCTCCACGAATGGTTTCCTTTCAGATACTCAGATAGCTCGACCTACTGGTTGGTTGGGGACTATACCCAGTCGCGCAGGACGGCCTCGTTGTCGGCTCCCGGTACGCCGGGTGCGGCCGGGGTGTCGAGCGCGGTCCGGGAGAACCGGGGGGCGGGAGCGGGGAACGTCGAGCCCGCCTCGGCGTAGAAGGTGTTGCGCTCGGTGTTGTGCGGTTCGGTGTCGACCTCGGCGAACGACAGCACAGGCGTGCAGCAGGCGTCGCTGCCGGCGAACACCGTGGCCCAGTGGTCGCGGTCGTGCTTGCCGAAGGTGTCCGTGAGCACCGCGCGCAGTTCCGGCCAGCGGGTGATGTCGTTCTGGTCGGGCAGGTCGGCGTCGGTGAGCCCGAGCTTCTCGATCAGTTCGGCGTAGAACTGCGGTTCGATCGCGCCGACCGCGACGTACCGTCCGTCGGAGCACTCGTAGGTGTCGTAGTAGGGCGCACCGGTGTCGAGCATGTTGGTGCCGCGCTCGTCGCTCCACATGCCCATGTGGCGGAACGCCCACATCATCTGGGCCAGCACGCTGGAGCCGTCGACCATCGCGGCGTCGATGACCTGCCCCTTGCCGGAGCGCTCGCGCTCCCACAACGCGGACAGGATGCCGACCAGCAGGAACATCGAGCCGCCGCCGAAGTCACCGGCCAGGTTCAGCGGCGGGACGGGACGTTCGTTGACCCGCCCGACGGCGTGCAGCAAGCCGTTGAGCGAGATGTAGTTGATGTCGTGGCCGGCCTGCTGACTGCGCGGCCCGTCCTGACCCCACCCGGTCATGCGGCCGTAGATCAGGCGCTCGTTGACCTTGGCGCAGTCCTCCGGTCCGAGCCCGAGGCGTTCGGTGACGCCGGGACGGAATCCCTCGATGAGGACGTCGGCCTTGGCGATCAGACCCAGGACCATGTCGCGGTCGTTCGGGTCCTTGAGGTTGGCGCCGACCGAGCGACGATTGCGCAGCAGGTAGTCGTTGCTGGGGGTGCCGGTGCCCTTGCCGAGCCGGTCGATGCGGACGACGTCCGCGCCCAGGTCACCGAGGATCATCGCGGCATGCGGACCGGGTCCGATGCCTGCCAATTCGATGACTCGCAAACCGTGCAGTGGTCCGGCCATAGGTGTCTACCCTCCAGTTGATTGATCGCCGCCTTAACTATTTACACCTGGCCTGACCCGTCGTGGGCTGCGCCCCCGCCGGGGCTAAGGTGCAGCCATGACGACCATCGACGCTTACACCGGAGTCCCGGAACTGACCGTGTCACTCGAGCGCGGAGTGCTGTCGGTGACGCTGAACCGGCCGGACAGCCTGAACTCCTTGAACGCGATCATGCTGCGCACGCTCGCCGACGTCCTCGAACATGCGGCTGACGACGCGGCCGTCCGGGCCGTGCGGCTCGGCGGGGCCGGGCGGGGGTTCAGCTCCGGTGCGGGCATCAGCGCCGAGGATCAGTCCGAGCGCCGCCCGGACACCCCGGATGAGGTGTTGCAGGAGGCGAACCGCGCGGTGCGGGCGATCGTAAACCTGCCCAAGCCGGTGGTGTCGGTGGTGCATGGACCGGCGGCCGGGGTCGGGGTGTCGTTGGCGCTGGCCTGCGACATCGTATTGGCCTCGGAGAAGGCGTTTTTCCTGCTGGCGTTCACCAAGATCGGTTTGATGCCCGACGGCGGTGCTTCGGCGTTGGTGGCTGCCTCGATCGGACGGGCCCGCGCCATGAAGATGGCGCTTCTGGCCGAACGCATTTCGGCAGCCGACGCGTTCGACTTCGGTCTGGTCAGCGAGGTCTATCCCGCCGATGAACTGGAGGCCGGCGTGGCCGCAGTGCTCGACAAGCTGGTGTCCGGTCCCGCGATCGCGCTGCGCAAGACCAAGCAGGCGATCAACGCCGCGACGCTCACCGAACTCGAACCGGCGATCGGCCGGGAAAGCGAAGGCCAGCTGGTTCTGTTGGGCTCCAAGGACTTCCGCGAGGGAACCCGGGCATTCCAGGAACACCGCTCGCCCACGTTCACCGACGACTAGCCGAGCAGGCAGGGCAGTACCACTCTTTTCCAGAACGCGATATCGCCGGTGATATCACGTTCTGGAAAAGCCAGTCACCCCCT contains the following coding sequences:
- a CDS encoding NAD(P)H-dependent flavin oxidoreductase; the encoded protein is MAIKTKFTETFGVEHPIAQGGMQWVGRAELVAAVANAGGLGFITALTQPTPADLANEIARTRDMTDKPFGVNLTILPAINPPPYDEYRQVIVDAGIKIVETAGSNPAPHLPMFHDNGIKVLHKCTSVRHAVKAQSLGVDGISIDGFECAGHPGEDDVPGLVLIPAAAEKIEIPMIASGGFADSRGLVAALALGADGINMGSRFMCTVESCIHQNVKEAIVAGDERGTELIFRSLHNTARVASNVVSREVVEILKGGGQFEDVKDLVAGVRGRKVFDDGDIDAGIWTVGTAMGLINDIPTCAELISRIVSEAEEIIGGRLAGMIDSQDAKVPA
- a CDS encoding enoyl-CoA hydratase — its product is MTTIDAYTGVPELTVSLERGVLSVTLNRPDSLNSLNAIMLRTLADVLEHAADDAAVRAVRLGGAGRGFSSGAGISAEDQSERRPDTPDEVLQEANRAVRAIVNLPKPVVSVVHGPAAGVGVSLALACDIVLASEKAFFLLAFTKIGLMPDGGASALVAASIGRARAMKMALLAERISAADAFDFGLVSEVYPADELEAGVAAVLDKLVSGPAIALRKTKQAINAATLTELEPAIGRESEGQLVLLGSKDFREGTRAFQEHRSPTFTDD
- a CDS encoding GntR family transcriptional regulator, producing the protein MSDLGVWLRVDGQATRPLFDQLRTQLIEGIRDGRLSPGTRLPTVRELAGQLNLAVNTVARAYRELETAGIVETRGRFGTFVARADPADAAMAAAANAYVEAARALGLGKQEALQYLDKAFG
- a CDS encoding 3-hydroxyacyl-CoA dehydrogenase, translating into MEIKDAVAVVTGGASGLGLATTKRLLDAGASVVVIDLKGDDVVAELGERAKFVAANVTDEEAVSKALDIAESLGPVRINVNCAGIGNAIKTLGKDGPFPLDGFKKVVEVNLIGTFNVLRLAAERIAKTEPLKGEERGVIINTASVAAFDGQIGQAAYSASKGGVVGMTLPIARDLSRSLIRVCTIAPGLFKTPLLGSLPEEAQRSLGQQVPHPARLGDPDEYGALAVHIVENPMLNGEVIRLDGAIRMAPR
- a CDS encoding class I SAM-dependent methyltransferase; the protein is MSQQTVDNPFFARFWTMLSAHESEAMRRLRRENLAGLHGRVLEVGAGTGTNFEFYPDTVTEVVALEPETRLAPLAERAAAAARIPVTVIESTVETMPATEPFDAVVCSLVLCSVADPDGVLRQLKSVLKPGGELRYFEHIAEGGWRGQVQRVADATIWPRFAGNCHTHRDTERAISGAGFVIATARREAQFPAWVPLPVHEVALGRATKN
- a CDS encoding NAD-dependent deacylase, encoding MRIAVLSGAGISAESGVPTFRDDKTGLWAKYDPYELSSTDGWQNHPERVWAWYLWRHHLVQQVEPNDGHRAVAAWRDYAEVSVITQNVDNLHERAGSNPVHHLHGSLFEFWCDTCGSRYHGQLPDMPEPELEKMPPQCECGGLVRPGIVWFGEQLPDEPWQAAVEAVATSDVLVVVGTSGIVYPAAGLPDVALARGAVVVEVNPEPTPLSANATLTIRESASTALPTLLQQLPELLTN
- a CDS encoding CaiB/BaiF CoA transferase family protein: MAGPLHGLRVIELAGIGPGPHAAMILGDLGADVVRIDRLGKGTGTPSNDYLLRNRRSVGANLKDPNDRDMVLGLIAKADVLIEGFRPGVTERLGLGPEDCAKVNERLIYGRMTGWGQDGPRSQQAGHDINYISLNGLLHAVGRVNERPVPPLNLAGDFGGGSMFLLVGILSALWERERSGKGQVIDAAMVDGSSVLAQMMWAFRHMGMWSDERGTNMLDTGAPYYDTYECSDGRYVAVGAIEPQFYAELIEKLGLTDADLPDQNDITRWPELRAVLTDTFGKHDRDHWATVFAGSDACCTPVLSFAEVDTEPHNTERNTFYAEAGSTFPAPAPRFSRTALDTPAAPGVPGADNEAVLRDWV
- a CDS encoding class I SAM-dependent methyltransferase, with amino-acid sequence MTTEKIDASQLGGVSETALLTLNGRAYQASLPGAILRDPMAIKVVDSIDFDFDKFGRKGQEMALRSLAVDSCAVNYLRTHPQATVVALAEGFQTSFWRLSDAIADPQFHWVSVDLPPVIELRERLLPSSPRITALAQSALDYSWMDRVETANGVFITAEGLLMYLQPNEAMDLIAQCAKRFPGGQMFFDVPPVFVKKLAPKGMKSSKHYRVPPMPFSLTTVQLADLVNTVPGITAVHDIPMPKGRGFFFDKVWPAIWNFGPTKRFRGSYTLLEFG